A genome region from Engraulis encrasicolus isolate BLACKSEA-1 chromosome 6, IST_EnEncr_1.0, whole genome shotgun sequence includes the following:
- the LOC134450340 gene encoding E3 ubiquitin/ISG15 ligase TRIM25-like: MAEASIAVEENHFQCPICIELLKDPVTIPCGHTYCMDCIKKCWDREEGRTKSCPQCRQTFTPRPVLGRNPILADMVAKLMVQGLQNAPDGVEFAGPSDVQCSICIGRKRKAGKSCLECQDSYCTLHFCRHEELLAGKRHKVVEATADLQSKMCLDHGKPLEAFCKTDKKCVCVVCITNEHKGHDVVAAAKAKQDNQFELRRRLQVEITKREAELRRLRDNVDSVRSSAQASVETMENGFAELMAFFEQKRAEVVELIRAKERAQLSRTAQLQEEVGMLKAKTDNLEHLGNEQDDIHFLQNFAVLSPDDLPHFIVNGNYSFDPLALQFSCSFMMARLRKICSDEVGLIWRHVNFRFFHGGTMSKWLWINHSCSPNLDTRTAFRHHQISDDLKKVEWGGEALLHGRHHFVECRQVLCQDATPQVAYWTVEWASERGHEVCIAVAYRDIPRRGDYNDCRFGRNDKSWCLERSGFRLKFFHNDRETVIPGPIPSRVGVYLNQNEGILAFYDLDKNDPEIIFGVHARFTKPLYPGFYVTAFCSVTIS, translated from the exons ATGGCTGAGGCAAGTATCGCCGTGGAAGAGAACCATTTCCAGTGTCCGATCTGCATAGAACTGCTGAAGGACCCAGTAACTATTCCTTGTGGTCACACATATTGCATGGACTGTATTAAAAAATGCTGGGACCGCGAGGAAGGAAGGACCAAGAGCTGCCCTCAGTGCAGACAGACCTTTACACCGAGACCTGTCCTGGGGCGGAACCCCATACTCGCCGACATGGTGGCGAAGCTCATGGTCCAGGGTCTCCAGAATGCTCCAGATGGAGTTGAGTTCGCGGGACCGAGCGATGTGCAGTGCTCGATCTGCATCGGGAGGAAACGCAAAGCTGGGAAATCTTGCCTGGAGTGCCAAGACTCCTACTGCACACTTCACTTCTGCCGTCATGAGGAACTTCTCGCGGGAAAGAGGCACAAGGTGGTGGAAGCCACTGCTGATTTGCAAAGCAAGATGTGCTTGGATCATGGCAAACCGCTGGAAGCCTTCTGTAAGACTGATAAGAAGTGCGTGTGCGTTGTGTGCATCACTAACGAACACAAAGGTCACGATGTGGTAGCGGCAGCCAAAGCAAAACAGGATAACCAG TTTGAACTCAGAAGAAGACTCCAGGTTGAAATCACGAAGAGAGAAGCTGAGCTGCGAAGATTAAGGGACAATGTGGATTCTGTTCGG TCTTCCGCCCAGGCGTCAGTGGAGACTATGGAGAATGGGTTTGCCGAGCTGATGGCGTTCTTTGAGCAAAAACGTGCAGAAGTGGTGGAGCTGATCCGAGCTAAAGAGCGAGCCCAACTCAGCCGCACAGCGCAGCTCCAGGAGGAGGTCGGTATGCTGAAGGCAAAAACAGATAATCTGGAACACCTTGGAAATGAACAGGATGACATACATTTCCTGCAG aACTTTGCAGTCTTATCTCCTGATGATTTGCCACACTTCATTGTCAATGGCAACTACTCATTTGACCCTCTTGCACTTCAGTTCAGCTGCTCGTTTATGATGGCCAGACTTAGAAAGATCTGCAGTGATGAAGTGGGACTCATATGGAGACATG TCAACTTTAGGTTCTTCCACGGTGGCACAATGTCCAAATGGCTGTGGATCAACC aTTCCTGCAGCCCGAATTTAGACACGAGAACTGCATTCCGCCACCACCAAATATCTGACGATCTCAAAAAGGTGGAATGGGGAGGCGAGGCCCTGCTCCATGGCAGGCATCATTTCGTTGAGTGCCGCCAGGTTCTCTGTCAGGACGCCACTCCTCAGGTGGCCTACTGGACGGTGGAGTGGGCGAGCGAGCGTGGCCATGAGGTCTGCATTGCAGTGGCGTACCGCGACATCCCACGGCGAGGAGATTACAACGACTGCAGATTTGGCCGCAACGACAAATCTTGGTGCCTGGAGCGCTCAGGTTTTCGCCTGAAGTTTTTCCACAATGACCGTGAGACCGTGATCCCAGGTCCGATCCCTTCTCGAGTCGGTGTTTACTTGAATCAAAACGAGGGAATTTTGGCCTTCTATGACTTGGATAAAAATGACCCTGAGATTATTTTTGGGGTGCATGCCAGATTTACAAAGCCCCTGTACCCAGGATTTTATGTCACTGCATTCTGCTCTGTTACAATCTCTTAA